The genomic interval AAACCTTATCTACCAATTTATCATGCAAACTGAGCCAGGCAATCATCTGCTGAGCATAGGTTAATTGCGCTTGTTGGTTGTCGTTGTTGTATTGAGAAAAGTCTTTTCTTAACTCAATCAAGTCCGTTAAACTGCGCGAGCCTATTTTGTAACGTTTCTCTTCATCTTTAATAATATCTTGTTGCAAATCTACTTTCTGCTGACTGATGTCTTTGGCTTGTTGTGCTTGCTTAAGCTCAATATACAAGCTGTCTCTATTGTTTTTTAAATCCAGGATGATTTTTCTTTTGTCTTCCATAGATTTTAAAAAATCAATCCTGGCCAAAGCTGCTGCAGCTTTAGCTTGTCTGTCTCCGATGGGAACAGATAAATTTAAACCAAAAACGGTTTCTTGCCGTTCAATGGCTGTGTTAAACCTAACCGAATCATCAATGGTATAGCCTAAAACAAACTGCAAATCTGGAAGGAGCTGATTTTTGAACAAGCGAGCATTTTTTTTAGCTGCCTGCTGTTGCAACAAGGCTATTTGCACTTGCCTTAAATTGTCTAAGTCGTCGCTGTCTTTTGTACTTAAGGCAAGAACTTTTTGCTCAAGCTTTGCAAACAAACGGGCTCTTTCTTGATCATTCATGGCAATATCTTGCGTCCCCAGACGATTGCTTAAGATGGCTCGCATTTGATCTAAGGTATTTTGTTTTGCAATGTAATCTTCGTAGCTTAAGAGGCTGGCCAATTTAGCTCGAGATAAATCTGTTTTGCTTGCAATGCGTAAATCATACTTGGCTTTGACCTGTTGCTCCAGGTTTTGTGTGGCTTGGTAAAGCTCTTGTGATAAAGCAAAACTTTCTTTGGCAAGGTGATAATTAAAAAAGTCATTGAGCACTTGCTCAACGTATTGTTCATAGCTCTCTTGCAATTGCAACAATTGTAATTTCACTTCATCTTGCAAGGATGATTTTTTTAATCTGGCATTGCGACCAAAAATATTTCTTAACAAAGCCTGTTGAACCCTAATACTGGTTACCTTTTCTTCTCTATCCGGTCTTTGTGTTTGCGTGTAAGACACTGATGCCGATGTACCACTTTCTACAAAAGACTTGCTCAGCTCTCCAGTAACACTTAAAGTATCTTGATTGCTTTCTGAGCTAAAACCTTTTTGTGCGGACACATCTAGGTTGATTGCATTGGATAACATTTCCTGGTCAAAATAATGGCTTACCTTACTTTTTTCATGTTCTATCAGTTTATAATTGGGGTCATGTTGTTTTGCTTGCTCTAAAAGCTGTTCAAAACCTTGTGCTTTTAACTTTGGCCATAAAAAAACAGTCAACAGTATGCACAATGACTTTAAAAGTCTCTTGTCTATATCCTTGGTATAAAAGCTCATGCTTTACTTTCTCCTGTAACGATATAACGAAAATCTTGATAGTAGGAATACAAGCAGGGCACTAAAAATAAAGTAATCAACATACCAAACAACAAACCCCAGCCCATGGCCAACATCATCTCTGCCAACATGGAGTCATAGCCTCCCAAGCCATAGGCGGTAGGAAAAAGGCCAGCAAC from bacterium carries:
- a CDS encoding TolC family protein, which codes for MSFYTKDIDKRLLKSLCILLTVFLWPKLKAQGFEQLLEQAKQHDPNYKLIEHEKSKVSHYFDQEMLSNAINLDVSAQKGFSSESNQDTLSVTGELSKSFVESGTSASVSYTQTQRPDREEKVTSIRVQQALLRNIFGRNARLKKSSLQDEVKLQLLQLQESYEQYVEQVLNDFFNYHLAKESFALSQELYQATQNLEQQVKAKYDLRIASKTDLSRAKLASLLSYEDYIAKQNTLDQMRAILSNRLGTQDIAMNDQERARLFAKLEQKVLALSTKDSDDLDNLRQVQIALLQQQAAKKNARLFKNQLLPDLQFVLGYTIDDSVRFNTAIERQETVFGLNLSVPIGDRQAKAAAALARIDFLKSMEDKRKIILDLKNNRDSLYIELKQAQQAKDISQQKVDLQQDIIKDEEKRYKIGSRSLTDLIELRKDFSQYNNDNQQAQLTYAQQMIAWLSLHDKLVDKVF